The genomic segment TACTTAATTAGTGTGACTGCAGGTACCTCAGACTACATGACTACCGTGGGAGCCTTCATGGTTATAATAATATCCGTGATCATAGGTAACTTCATAGCTGATTTAACGTATGGACTAGTGGACCCAAGGATAAGGGGGGTTGTTTAAAATCCCCCTAAGTGGGGCTTATTTTCACTCACTCCCCACTTAGGCTTGACTCCTCAATGGACTTTATCATTACTGATGATGTTGTTGACTCTATTAACTCCTTGGCTATATCATAATACGAGTTAACGAGTTGAAGCAACCTCTGCTTAACGTGATCAATGGGTAATGCATAGTAAACGTAGGTATAGCCTCCCCTCCTGGTTAACACGGCTCTCCTAGCCACTAATCCAAGTTGAATAAGCTTCATTAGTGACTTCTCCACGGTGCTTCTGGACTTCTTAATGGCTGTTGATATTTCTGATACAGTTAATGGATCATTACCATTATTGTTTAGTAACGTGTGATATACAGTAACATCAGTTATTGACAATTTCAAGATACATCTAAGTATATATTTCAAATCAATGTTCTTAACTAGATTCTCTACATCTACTTCTCTCAATGTATTTAGATACATCTAACCACCTAAGAGGGTTAGCCAGCAGCTATTTATAAACCCTTCTCTAATGAAGCCGTAATGAGTCAAGTTTAATTACTCCAAGTCTGAATCTTCAAACGTGAAGAAGCCGACAATAGCCTCAGTGGGTAACCTTAACCTAGATGTGTATTTCCGAATCCAGTCCCTACCTGAGAATGATGGGGCTGTTGAAGCATATGAGGCATACATAGGGGGAGGCGGGTCAGCAGCCAACTTCGCCATACAGGCCTCAAAGCTTGGAGCTTACGTAAGATTCATTGGGGCAGTTGGCTCAGATACCATTAGTGATGCGTTACTGGAGGATCTTAAGGAGGCTGGGGTTGATGTTAAGTGGGTTAAGAGAATTAATGTCGAGAGAAGTGGACTAGTAGTTGTTCTAATAGGTCCCGAGAACGGTAAAAGGATGATTGAGTACAGGGGTGCTAACCTAGGCTTAACACCCAGTGACGTAAACAGTGAGTCACTTAATGGGGTTAATCACCTACACGTAGCGTTAAGTAGATTAAACATAATTGAGGCTGGGGTTAAGAGGGCTAAGGAACTTGGCTTAACAGTCTCCGTTGATGGGGGCGCTGGGTTGTCATCATATGATTTAAACATACTTAAACCATTAATGGATGGGGTAAACACATGGTTCATGAATAGCCTTGAGGCTAGGAAGCTAACAGGCATTGATGACCCTATTTCAGCCGGATTAAGGATACTTGAGAGTATTAACGTTGAGGAACTTATTATTACCCTTGGCCCAGGGGGTGCAGTATCATTTACTAAAGATGGGGCTAAACTTGTTGAGGCCTTTAAGGTAGCGCCCATTGATACCACTGGGGCCGGCGACGTCTTCGCAGCATCATACGTATTCGCTAAGTTAATAGGCTTAGATAGGGTTAGTAGGTTAATATTCGCTAACGCCGCAGCCTCAATTAAAGTTACCAGGAGGGGGGCTAGGGCTGGACCAAGCTTCAGTGAAGTCCTAGAGTTCCTTAGGACCGTGGGTTACAGTGACTTAACGAATGAGATTAGGAGTATTCTTAACTAATGATGCCTT from the Caldivirga maquilingensis IC-167 genome contains:
- a CDS encoding helix-turn-helix domain-containing protein: MYLNTLREVDVENLVKNIDLKYILRCILKLSITDVTVYHTLLNNNGNDPLTVSEISTAIKKSRSTVEKSLMKLIQLGLVARRAVLTRRGGYTYVYYALPIDHVKQRLLQLVNSYYDIAKELIESTTSSVMIKSIEESSLSGE
- a CDS encoding carbohydrate kinase family protein yields the protein MKKPTIASVGNLNLDVYFRIQSLPENDGAVEAYEAYIGGGGSAANFAIQASKLGAYVRFIGAVGSDTISDALLEDLKEAGVDVKWVKRINVERSGLVVVLIGPENGKRMIEYRGANLGLTPSDVNSESLNGVNHLHVALSRLNIIEAGVKRAKELGLTVSVDGGAGLSSYDLNILKPLMDGVNTWFMNSLEARKLTGIDDPISAGLRILESINVEELIITLGPGGAVSFTKDGAKLVEAFKVAPIDTTGAGDVFAASYVFAKLIGLDRVSRLIFANAAASIKVTRRGARAGPSFSEVLEFLRTVGYSDLTNEIRSILN